The following proteins come from a genomic window of Lolium rigidum isolate FL_2022 chromosome 5, APGP_CSIRO_Lrig_0.1, whole genome shotgun sequence:
- the LOC124657919 gene encoding protein JINGUBANG-like — translation MRNHKKLLQFLRPDPAVAAVKMPSDDDEDDDRCTPLPSPMSSGSASTSAAASPSPYMPSPWVNLPGLGAGSALAGTGATGLLGSLVKADGHVYSMAAAGDLLYTGTDSKNVRVWKDQREFAGFKCGSGLVKAIVVAGDGRIYTGHQDGKVRVWRRDSADDTAVHKRVGSLPRLGELLRSSVRPSHYVQTGRRKQSALWLRHFDAVSCLSLDVEAGVIYSGSWDRTFKVWRVADSRCLESVRAHDDAVNTVSAAGFDALAFTGSADGTVKVWRREAGKHGATRHVMERVLRKADSAVTAVAVASEARVVYVASSDGAVTHWQWRRGAARESAPRNGGALRGHRMAVLSLAVAGRVVVSGSADRTVCVWRRDEGADHSRLAVLTGHTGPVKCVAMDEEESLDADGHRRWVVYSGSLDGSVKVWRVSDAPDAMAAMARTPAHVWKGSPSPLGAWSTPRRALERS, via the coding sequence ATGAGGAATCACAAGAAGCTGCTCCAGTTCCTTCGACCGgacccggcggtggcggcggtcaaGATGCCGtcagacgacgacgaagacgacgacaggTGTACCCCGCTGCCGTCGCCGATGTCCAGCGGCAGCGCGAGCACGTCGGCCGCGGCCTCCCCGTCGCCGTACATGCCTTCGCCGTGGGTCAACCTCCCGGGGCTCGGCGCCGGGTCCGCGCTGGCCGGAACGGGCGCGACAGGCCTTCTCGGTTCCCTCGTGAAGGCGGACGGGCACGTGTACTCGATGGCCGCGGCTGGGGACCTGCTCTACACGGGGACGGACTCCAAGAACGTACGAGTGTGGAAGGACCAGCGCGAGTTCGCCGGGTTCAAGTGCGGGAGCGGCCTCGTCAAGGCCATCGTCGTCGCCGGGGACGGCAGGATCTACACGGGCCACCAGGACGGCAAGGTCCGCGTGTGGCGCCGGGACTCCGCCGACGACACGGCCGTGCATAAACGAGTCGGCTCGCTCCCGCGGCTTGGCGAGCTCCTTCGGAGCTCCGTTCGCCCCTCGCACTACGTTCAGACGGGCCGGCGCAAGCAGAGCGCGCTCTGGCTGCGCCACTTCGACGCCGTGTCGTGCCTCAGCTTAGATGTGGAGGCCGGGGTGATCTACTCCGGGTCCTGGGACCGGACGTTCAAGGTGTGGCGCGTGGCCGACTCGCGGTGCCTCGAGTCCGTGCGCGCCCACGACGATGCGGTGAACACGGTGTCGGCGGCAGGGTTCGACGCGCTGGCGTTCACGGGGTCCGCCGACGGCACGGTGAAGGTCTGGCGGCGGGAGGCCGGGAAGCACGGCGCGACCAGGCACGTCATGGAGCGGGTCCTCCGCAAGGCCGACAGCGCGGTCACCGCCGTCGCAGTGGCGTCCGAGGCGCGTGTCGTGTACGTAGCCTCGTCCGATGGCGCCGTGACGCACTGGCAGTGGCGGCGGGGGGCGGCCAGGGAGAGCGCGCCGAGGAACGGCGGCGCGCTGCGGGGGCACAGGATGGCCGTGCTGTCGCTGGCCGTCGCCGGGCGCGTGGTGGTGAGCGGGTCCGCCGACCGGACGGTCTGCGTGTGGCGCCGCGACGAGGGCGCCGACCACTCCCGCCTCGCCGTGCTCACCGGCCACACGGGCCCGGTGAAGTGCGTGGCCATGGACGAGGAGGAGTCCCTGGACGCGGACGGGCACCGCCGGTGGGTGGTGTACAGCGGCAGCCTCGACGGCTCCGTCAAGGTGTGGCGCGTGTCCGACGCGCCGGACGCGATGGCGGCAATGGCGCGGACGCCGGCGCACGTGTGGAagggctcgccgtcgccgctggGCGCGTGGAGTACGCCGCGCCGGGCGCTAGAGCGGAGTTGA